A genomic segment from Neobacillus sp. YX16 encodes:
- a CDS encoding TIGR01777 family oxidoreductase, translating into MKIVIAGGSGFIGQTLTQLLLDEGHSVVILTRKERKSSGKIEFVRWLVEGASPEKEIGNADAFINLAGVSINDGRWSKSHQKQIYESRMTATDELHRIISLLSTKPSVLVNASAIGIYPSSKNAVYTENSLETATDFLGATVRDWENKAQQVEKFSIRAVFMRFGVVLGKEEGALPLMAMPYRLFVGGKVGSGEQWVSWVHVTDVVRAILFAITSNHLSGPINVTAPAPLRMNEFGKSISSVLNRPHWLPVPSFAMKMVLGQKCALVLEGQHVIPQVLQENGFEFRFPTILSALEDLL; encoded by the coding sequence ATGAAAATTGTCATTGCTGGAGGATCAGGTTTCATTGGTCAGACGTTAACACAATTGCTGCTCGATGAAGGGCATAGTGTTGTAATTTTAACAAGGAAGGAAAGAAAATCTTCCGGAAAGATTGAATTTGTAAGGTGGCTGGTTGAAGGGGCTTCACCTGAAAAAGAAATAGGGAATGCAGATGCGTTTATTAACTTGGCTGGTGTGTCCATTAATGACGGAAGATGGAGTAAAAGCCATCAGAAGCAAATCTATGAAAGTCGAATGACCGCAACGGATGAGCTACATAGAATTATTTCATTACTTTCTACAAAGCCTTCTGTCCTGGTGAATGCCAGTGCGATTGGCATTTATCCATCCTCAAAAAATGCTGTTTACACTGAAAATTCATTGGAAACGGCGACTGATTTTTTAGGGGCGACTGTAAGGGACTGGGAAAATAAAGCCCAACAAGTTGAGAAATTTTCCATTCGTGCAGTATTCATGAGATTTGGTGTGGTGCTTGGCAAAGAGGAAGGTGCACTGCCACTCATGGCCATGCCATATCGATTATTTGTCGGCGGAAAAGTGGGTTCAGGTGAACAATGGGTATCATGGGTCCATGTTACGGATGTAGTGCGGGCCATTCTCTTTGCTATTACTAGTAACCATTTAAGTGGACCCATCAATGTAACCGCTCCAGCTCCACTTCGAATGAACGAATTTGGTAAAAGTATTAGTTCTGTTTTAAATCGTCCACATTGGCTTCCCGTTCCTTCGTTCGCTATGAAAATGGTCCTTGGGCAAAAATGTGCCTTAGTGCTGGAAGGGCAGCATGTTATCCCTCAAGTGTTACAAGAGAATGGGTTTGAATTCAGATTCCCAACAATCCTCTCGGCCTTAGAGGATTTACTTTAA
- the ftsZ gene encoding cell division protein FtsZ, whose protein sequence is MLEFDTSMDNLANIKVVGVGGGGNNAVNRMIEDGVGGVEFIAVNTDSQAIKQSRAAVKMQIGSSLTRGLGAGANPEIGRKAVEESKNQIEEVLAGADMVFVTAGMGGGTGTGAAPAIARIARKMGALTIGVVTRPFKFEGFKRAKNAESGISAMREAVDTLIIIPNDRLLEIVDKKTPMIDAFREADNVLRQGVQGISDLIAVPGLINLDFADVKTVMSHKGTALMGIGIANGSNRAAEAAEKALNSPLLETSINGAHGVIMNITGGNNLSLFEVQEAAEIVASASNEELNMIFGSVINENLTDEIIVTVIATGFTEQENTVLHKPALAPAEEKGIPYQREQHYEHQQREKHYEYHQREQHYEQPEPINYVEEEQPFEQHSEELDDSSDIPTFLRNRKKRLRSFR, encoded by the coding sequence ATGTTAGAATTTGACACAAGTATGGACAATTTAGCCAATATTAAAGTTGTCGGTGTTGGCGGAGGAGGTAATAACGCTGTCAACCGCATGATTGAGGATGGGGTTGGTGGAGTTGAATTTATCGCTGTCAACACAGATTCACAAGCCATCAAACAATCAAGAGCAGCAGTCAAGATGCAAATTGGTTCCTCTTTGACTAGGGGTTTAGGAGCAGGGGCAAATCCGGAAATAGGAAGAAAAGCGGTCGAGGAAAGCAAAAATCAAATTGAAGAAGTCTTAGCAGGGGCAGACATGGTTTTCGTTACAGCTGGAATGGGCGGCGGTACCGGAACAGGGGCAGCACCAGCCATTGCTAGAATCGCACGAAAGATGGGCGCACTGACAATCGGGGTGGTAACACGTCCATTCAAGTTCGAAGGCTTCAAGCGTGCAAAAAACGCCGAAAGTGGAATAAGCGCAATGAGGGAAGCCGTAGACACCCTAATTATCATTCCCAACGATCGTTTATTGGAAATTGTAGATAAAAAAACACCGATGATTGATGCCTTTCGTGAAGCGGATAATGTCCTGCGTCAGGGTGTACAAGGGATTTCCGATTTAATTGCAGTGCCTGGTTTAATCAACCTGGATTTTGCAGATGTAAAAACAGTTATGTCCCATAAAGGTACGGCCTTAATGGGAATTGGGATTGCGAATGGCAGCAATCGTGCGGCCGAAGCAGCAGAGAAAGCCCTAAACAGTCCTTTATTGGAGACGTCTATCAATGGGGCTCATGGTGTCATTATGAACATAACCGGCGGCAACAATTTAAGTCTCTTTGAAGTACAGGAGGCAGCTGAAATCGTGGCATCCGCTTCCAACGAGGAATTAAATATGATTTTTGGTTCGGTCATTAACGAAAACTTAACAGATGAAATTATTGTAACCGTGATTGCTACTGGATTCACAGAGCAAGAGAATACCGTTTTACATAAACCTGCCCTAGCACCAGCGGAAGAAAAGGGTATTCCATATCAAAGAGAACAACATTATGAACATCAGCAAAGAGAAAAGCATTACGAATATCATCAACGCGAACAACACTATGAACAACCTGAACCAATCAACTATGTCGAAGAGGAACAGCCTTTTGAGCAGCACTCAGAAGAGTTAGACGACTCTAGTGATATACCAACGTTCTTACGTAATCGAAAAAAGCGCTTACGTTCCTTTAGATGA
- a CDS encoding DUF4177 domain-containing protein → MFEYKFVKIEFKKISGKPIEDYREVIKSHSEQGWRFVQIFSPDFATSGVAVGSYYELIFERPLQQ, encoded by the coding sequence ATGTTTGAATACAAGTTTGTTAAAATAGAGTTTAAAAAAATATCGGGTAAGCCAATTGAAGACTATCGAGAAGTAATTAAAAGTCACTCAGAACAGGGGTGGCGCTTTGTTCAAATTTTCTCTCCTGACTTTGCAACTTCAGGAGTTGCAGTAGGTTCTTATTATGAATTAATCTTTGAAAGACCTTTACAACAGTAA
- a CDS encoding 5'-methylthioadenosine/S-adenosylhomocysteine nucleosidase has protein sequence MKNKMFKKIASVAAISTMLLVAGCNSKDQDLKVAKAKSEERPIVIQGPMPIEAEFFADKLKNVKIEKSGTFVFYKGTLNDYPVIVTKTGKGMENAAAATALTIEKFNPIAIINQGTSGGHDPSLNVFDIVLGKRTTNIGSLKTTNMDENQGMDPTTWIPMDLMASEGSGSDESANKVRHYEGDKDLLAAANAVKDTYTKGKVVEGTIGSADFWNSEVDRIKWIHEIYGTSVEEMEGASVAQIADAYDVPFLGIRILSNNKTNGGTYDPGTAAANQEYVYEVVKEYISMVKK, from the coding sequence ATGAAAAACAAAATGTTTAAGAAAATCGCTTCAGTCGCAGCTATTTCTACTATGTTATTGGTGGCAGGGTGTAATTCAAAAGATCAAGATCTAAAGGTAGCAAAAGCAAAGAGTGAGGAAAGACCAATCGTCATTCAAGGCCCAATGCCAATTGAAGCTGAATTTTTTGCAGATAAATTAAAAAATGTGAAAATAGAAAAATCAGGAACGTTCGTTTTTTACAAAGGAACGCTAAACGATTATCCTGTCATCGTTACGAAAACAGGAAAGGGAATGGAAAATGCAGCTGCTGCTACAGCATTGACTATTGAAAAATTTAACCCAATCGCCATCATCAACCAAGGTACCTCAGGCGGTCATGATCCAAGTCTAAATGTATTTGATATAGTGCTAGGAAAAAGAACGACAAATATCGGTTCATTAAAAACAACAAATATGGATGAAAACCAAGGAATGGATCCAACTACATGGATTCCGATGGACTTAATGGCTTCGGAAGGAAGCGGATCAGATGAGAGTGCTAATAAAGTCCGTCACTATGAGGGAGATAAGGATTTACTTGCGGCAGCCAATGCAGTAAAAGACACATACACGAAGGGTAAAGTAGTCGAAGGTACAATTGGTTCAGCAGACTTTTGGAATAGCGAAGTAGACCGAATTAAATGGATCCATGAGATTTACGGTACTTCTGTAGAAGAAATGGAAGGTGCTTCCGTAGCACAAATTGCCGATGCATATGATGTTCCATTTTTAGGTATTCGAATCCTATCCAATAATAAAACCAATGGCGGTACGTATGATCCAGGTACTGCTGCGGCAAATCAAGAGTATGTATATGAAGTGGTTAAAGAATACATCTCCATGGTAAAAAAATAA